In Nicotiana tabacum cultivar K326 chromosome 19, ASM71507v2, whole genome shotgun sequence, one DNA window encodes the following:
- the LOC107814108 gene encoding F-box protein At5g39450-like gives MSPDVCGSSLLLALPDDVFAIVSRSLTPRDVCNLGLCCRKLHDLAASDKIWFSQCNMLGVVPHRDLVEWRKGLCSYKALCRFLVGITPLLGIWVHQNPELGNVVYVMPGFISVVGCRIIPQELGPLGLEEGPILWSPVFEVVSDFEGSAAFFLHGREKGTDYVYPGSLKKVDKTCNALLLEVEPRQQSGGGKLFHSKSFIHPSENEVSWKICRSSNGVSRSERVTGQHATVVPFGRLAFVDRRKLLDTVTNQVRQMLPDANDVILFPRLRAEEAALREDMELLYERRSLLMQMYNGDGLTIWKAGSELPFHPTHIGLSEFRQNLDLISGGPTSQTADESRSRCTRRKTIAEYVRHSLKHILKKSDSINGKLDLLKKNSSGHGSKHAQLHEFLQPGDAIGLTLHASTVKLSSYRAWPNMHESRFALYKLPMRASEAGKEYAGLWGGTFGWPPGRPSDDKPGKALFLLLLSYEESQGQKLLIATKILEGTHYVLHPNGSAMFIVNIDEPSNDPFPWSTDGECNPLDVKHAFMGEGIANGYGFRYPGSKPGSLFVIEEKLLAFIWKESRAVLTLQRLNLQELLRKGERIPALPPVSNFAYLTRSYSNVFAGFSNASNGQA, from the coding sequence ATGTCGCCTGATGTTTGTGGGTCTAGCTTGCTTTTAGCACTGCCTGATGACGTGTTTGCGATAGTAAGTAGATCACTTACACCAAGGGATGTATGCAATCTTGGTTTATGCTGTAGAAAACTGCATGATTTAGCTGCCTCCGATAAGATTTGGTTTTCACAATGCAATATGCTTGGGGTGGTTCCTCATAGGGACCTTGTTGAATGGCGAAAGGGACTCTGTTCCTACAAGGCGCTTTGTCGCTTTCTTGTAGGGATAACGCCTTTGCTTGGTATTTGGGTTCATCAAAATCCTGAACTCGGCAATGTTGTTTATGTTATGCCTGGTTTCATATCGGTGGTTGGTTGTCGAATCATTCCCCAAGAACTCGGTCCTTTAGGCCTTGAAGAAGGGCCTATTTTGTGGTCACCTGTATTTGAAGTTGTTTCTGATTTTGAGGGCTCCGCTGCGTTTTTCCTCCACGGTAGGGAGAAAGGAACTGATTATGTTTATCCTGGTTCACTCAAGAAGGTCGACAAGACTTGCAATGCGCTTCTGTTAGAGGTTGAGCCTCGGCAGCAGAGTGGCGGGGGTAAGTTGTTTCACAGCAAGAGCTTTATTCATCCTTCGGAGAATGAGGTTTCATGGAAGATATGCAGGTCAAGTAATGGGGTTTCTAGGTCAGAAAGGGTAACGGGACAGCATGCAACAGTAGTGCCCTTTGGCCGGCTTGCATTTGTTGATAGGAGAAAGTTGCTTGATACAGTTACTAACCAAGTTCGTCAAATGCTGCCAGATGCTAACGATGTCATATTATTTCCTCGTCTGAGAGCAGAGGAGGCTGCTTTACGAGAGGATATGGAACTCTTGTATGAAAGAAGATCGCTACTTATGCAAATGTACAATGGTGATGGTTTAACCATCTGGAAGGCTGGTTCCGAGTTGCCTTTCCATCCTACTCATATTGGATTGAGTGAGTTCAGACAGAATCTTGATCTGATAAGTGGCGGTCCTACATCACAAACTGCTGATGAGAGTCGGAGTCGGTGCACCAGGAGGAAGACGATTGCTGAATATGTTAGACACAGTCTGAAACATATACTCAAGAAGTCAGACTCAATCAATGGCAAGCTTGACCTTCTTAAAAAGAATTCCTCTGGCCACGGCAGTAAGCATGCCCAGCTTCACGAGTTCCTGCAACCAGGTGATGCAATAGGGCTAACATTACATGCTTCAACTGTGAAGTTATCCTCTTATCGTGCTTGGCCAAATATGCACGAAAGTAGATTTGCTCTCTATAAGTTGCCTATGCGGGCGTCAGAAGCGGGCAAAGAATATGCTGGTCTGTGGGGAGGAACTTTTGGTTGGCCTCCTGGGAGGCCTTCTGATGACAAGCCCGGAAAGGCATTGTTTCTTCTTTTACTGTCATATGAGGAGTCCCAAGGGCAGAAGTTACTTATCGCGACCAAGATATTAGAAGGTACACATTATGTTTTGCATCCTAATGGCTCAGCTATGTTTATAGTGAATATCGACGAGCCTTCAAATGATCCATTCCCTTGGAGTACTGATGGGGAATGCAACCCTCTAGATGTTAAGCATGCTTTTATGGGTGAAGGTATTGCTAACGGGTACGGTTTCAGATATCCTGGTTCAAAACCTGGTTCGCTCTTTGTAATCGAAGAAAAATTGCTTGCTTTTATATGGAAGGAATCGCGGGCTGTGTTGACCTTACAGAGGCTAAATTTGCAAGAGCTTTTGAGGAAAGGGGAAAGGATTCCGGCTCTACCACCAGTTTCCAATTTTGCATACCTTACCAGGTCCTATTCAAATGTTTTTGCTGGCTTCTCCAATGCCTCCAATGGTCAAGCTTAA
- the LOC107814106 gene encoding peroxidase 60-like: MSKAVALVIVLFLGLFSDHCYGQLRVGFYKGIKCGQKDVEGVVREVVKSWRFTKDKTIAAALLRMQFHDCFVNGCDASILLDGDNSEKKAGANKSVRGYELIDAIKQALETECQGAEVSCADIISLATRDAVLLSGGKWYNVETGRRDGSVSLASNVNLPGPSISVSDSIKVFASKGLNAPDMVYLLGGHTVGTAHCSNFQDRLYNYKKTGGPDPAMNKLMLFSLRMKCPRSSNFDNSVPLDMGTPSVVDNSFYQQIKWGNGVLEIDQQIALDPLTNKTVDDIVQGPDFYTKFGEAMVKLGRVEVLTGTQGEVRKSCRAVNNNNKKPFILF; encoded by the exons atgtCGAAAGCAGTAGCactagttattgtattatttttgggactatTCTCTGACCATTGCTATGGACAACTTCGAGTTGGATTTTATAAAGGAATAAAATGTGGGCAAAAAGATGTTGAAGGTGTTGTACGAGAGGTTGTAAAATCATGGCGTTTTACAAAGGATAAAACTATTGCAGCTGCTCTTCTTCGTATGCAGTTCCATGACTGCTTTGTTAAT GGTTGTGATGCATCAATTCTATTGGATGGAGACAACAGTGAGAAAAAAGCAGGAGCAAATAAAAGTGTTAGAGGATATGAACTCATTGATGCTATAAAACAAGCTTTAGAGACAGAATGCCAAGGCGCAGAGGTTTCTTGTGCTGACATTATTTCTTTGGCAACTAGAGATGCTGTTCTCTTG AGTGGAGGAAAATGGTACAATGTAGAAACAGGAAGAAGGGATGGGAGTGTTTCCCTTGCATCAAATGTCAATCTTCCTGGTCCATCCATTTCAGTCTCTGATTCCATCAAAGTTTTTGCCAGCAAAGGGCTTAATGCACCAGATATGGTTTATCTTCTAG GTGGCCACACTGTTGGAACTGCTCACTGCTCAAACTTCCAAGATAGGCTATACAACTACAAGAAAACAGGTGGTCCTGATCCAGCCATGAACAAATTGATGTTATTCTCGTTAAGAATGAAGTGTCCTAGAAGTTCAAATTTTGATAATTCTGTTCCTCTTGATATGGGCACTCCATCAGTTGTTGATAACTCATTTTATCAACAAATTAAATGGGGAAATGGGGTTCTTGAAATTGACCAGCAAATAGCATTAGATCCATTGACAAATAAAACTGTGGATGATATAGTCCAAGGGCCTGATTTTTACACTAAGTTTGGAGAGGCTATGGTGAAATTGGGAAGAGTTGAAGTACTCACTGGAACACAAGGAGAGGTTAGAAAATCATGTAGGGCtgtgaacaacaacaacaagaagccATTCATTTTATTTTAG
- the LOC107814105 gene encoding LOW QUALITY PROTEIN: germin-like protein 9-3 (The sequence of the model RefSeq protein was modified relative to this genomic sequence to represent the inferred CDS: deleted 2 bases in 2 codons; substituted 1 base at 1 genomic stop codon) — translation MASCFTKIVLVFVVAILTNSWMAXAGDPYILTDFIVPEDQTGETIDGNFFTFTGMHGSFGSIITNFKVTKANKAEFPALHGQSTSLAVFSSMVRVSTHPRAAELLFVVQGNLQVGLRDSTNKLYTQILQSRDLFVFPKGLLHYQYNFDWNKSAIAVSALGSANAGTVSLPTTLFATGVDDQILAKSFKTDLATVQKIKAGLILGSHCCSANF, via the exons ATGGCCTCGTGCTTCACAAAAATTGTTCTTGTCTTTGTTGTTGCTATTCTTACTAATTCTTGGATGGCTTAAGCAGGCGATCCATATATCTTGACCGACTTCATTGTTCCTGAAGATCAGACTGGAGAGACAATAGATGGGAATTTCTTCACCTTCACTGGCATGCATGGAAGTTTTGGCAGCATTATCACAAACTTCAAAGTGACAAAAGCTAACAAGGCAGAATTTCCAGCTTTACATGGACAGAGTACTTCACTTGCTGTCTTCAGTTCCATGGTGCGAGTATCAACCCACCCTCGTGCAGCCGAGCTCTTATTTGTGGTGCAAGGAAATCTCCAGGTTGGTTTGAGGGACAGTACTAACAAGCTCTACACTCAGATTTTACAA TCCAGGGACTTGTTTGTGTTTCCAAAAGGACTATTACATTATCAATACAATTTTGATTGGAATAAATCAGCTATAGCTGTTTCTGCACTTGGTAGC GCAAATGCTGGAACTGTTTCACTTCCTACAACTTTGTTTGCTACTGGTGTCGATGATCAGATTCTCGCGAAGTCATTCAAGACTGATCTTGCTACTGTTCAGAAGATCAAGGCTGGTCTCATCCTAGGATCTCATTGTTGCTCGGCGAATTTCTAA